Proteins encoded within one genomic window of Planctomycetia bacterium:
- a CDS encoding ribosomal subunit interface protein — MQIQIHLDKNSQGDSEQNEQITSIVTHTLSRFTEHLTRVDVFVHDENSHKDRGDDKKCVLEARPAGRTPVAVTHLAGTVIEAVSAAAEKMETMLDRTYGKKHHHKGHTSIGGDQEI; from the coding sequence ATGCAGATACAGATTCACTTGGACAAAAACAGCCAGGGCGATAGCGAACAGAATGAACAGATAACCTCCATTGTCACTCATACCTTGAGCCGGTTCACGGAACACCTGACCCGGGTCGATGTCTTTGTGCATGATGAAAACAGCCACAAAGATCGTGGCGATGATAAGAAATGCGTACTGGAAGCACGACCTGCTGGGCGGACTCCCGTTGCTGTAACGCACCTGGCTGGTACCGTGATCGAAGCTGTCAGTGCTGCTGCAGAAAAAATGGAAACGATGCTTGACCGCACCTATGGCAAGAAGCATCATCACAAGGGACATACCTCCATCGGCGGCGACCAGGAAATCTGA
- a CDS encoding alpha/beta hydrolase: MQNLACYGCILILLFLTWYKPLLAQEKKKATPLVPTRNRPEPTHADVRYGSHERNVLDFWQTPSVKEKPAPLAIFIHGGGFVNGDKRSLNDNTLNELLRSGVSVAAVNYRLLQHAPLPGAFEDCVQAIQFLRSKHSEWNIDKTRVGGFGGSAGAQLVMYLAFHDDQADARSSDPLKRESTRLCCVATNGGQVTMDLDWWSKHIPNASNPTHNI, from the coding sequence ATGCAGAACCTGGCGTGTTACGGTTGCATCCTGATACTGCTGTTTCTGACCTGGTACAAACCACTCTTGGCACAAGAAAAAAAGAAAGCCACACCGCTCGTTCCCACCAGAAACAGACCGGAACCAACCCATGCCGATGTTCGCTATGGAAGCCACGAGCGGAACGTTCTCGACTTCTGGCAAACGCCTTCCGTTAAAGAAAAACCAGCCCCGCTTGCTATCTTCATTCATGGTGGCGGTTTCGTGAATGGCGATAAGCGTTCGCTGAACGACAACACACTGAATGAACTGTTACGGTCAGGTGTTTCCGTTGCAGCAGTGAATTATCGTTTGCTTCAACATGCACCGTTGCCTGGTGCATTCGAAGATTGCGTGCAGGCTATTCAGTTTCTTCGGTCCAAACATTCGGAATGGAATATCGACAAAACCAGGGTTGGCGGGTTTGGTGGCTCTGCAGGCGCACAACTCGTCATGTATCTGGCATTTCATGATGACCAGGCTGATGCGAGAAGTTCCGATCCACTCAAACGGGAATCGACTCGCTTGTGCTGTGTCGCCACCAATGGAGGACAGGTCACCATGGATTTGGACTGGTGGAGCAAGCACATTCCCAACGCCAGCAACCCGACTCACAACATCTGA
- a CDS encoding HEAT repeat domain-containing protein, producing the protein MPSLKFATQCILLILFSPLLAGCAHFGDDFTAYNEKGEWWDMGYKFDLMWNQGGEPLQVMANSQDGDLRRRAIMRMSEPSDPKEREHYITVLSTAARAERDAICRLAAVQQLGTYKDPAATQALIAAYSVPANMQDKNGVIQVAVVQALGKKKDPAAIETLTAALDPKNQEDLRAAAARSLGQYPDYKTSSALLASLKQERSTAVRYEVHQSLVKITGRTVPPDAVAWEQEFQKAAATGEPLMKEPNAFIKLVNWWSE; encoded by the coding sequence ATGCCGAGTCTGAAATTCGCTACACAGTGTATATTACTCATCTTGTTTAGCCCTTTGCTTGCAGGCTGTGCTCACTTTGGTGACGATTTCACTGCTTACAACGAAAAAGGTGAGTGGTGGGATATGGGGTACAAGTTCGATCTGATGTGGAACCAGGGTGGTGAACCACTTCAAGTGATGGCTAACAGCCAGGATGGTGACTTGCGTCGCCGGGCCATCATGCGGATGAGCGAGCCGAGTGACCCGAAAGAACGTGAACACTACATCACAGTATTATCGACGGCAGCCCGAGCAGAACGGGATGCCATCTGTCGGCTGGCCGCCGTGCAGCAACTGGGCACTTATAAAGACCCGGCAGCAACTCAGGCACTGATTGCAGCTTATAGTGTACCTGCCAATATGCAGGACAAAAATGGGGTGATTCAGGTAGCGGTAGTGCAGGCGCTGGGTAAGAAGAAAGACCCTGCAGCGATCGAAACACTGACTGCAGCGCTGGATCCGAAAAACCAGGAAGATTTGCGTGCTGCAGCGGCACGGTCACTGGGGCAGTATCCCGATTACAAGACATCAAGCGCCTTGCTGGCATCCTTGAAGCAGGAACGGAGCACAGCAGTACGCTACGAAGTGCACCAATCGCTGGTGAAGATCACCGGTCGCACGGTACCACCCGATGCGGTAGCTTGGGAACAGGAATTTCAAAAGGCTGCTGCCACCGGAGAACCATTGATGAAGGAACCGAATGCCTTCATCAAACTGGTCAACTGGTGGAGCGAGTAG